In Rhizorhabdus phycosphaerae, the genomic stretch ACCGTCCATAGCTGCGCGAGTTCGGAGATCGTCCGCATGGTGCTGGAGGACGAAGTCCATATCGGCATGATCCTGCATGAGCCCGACGAACCCAAGATCCGAACGCGCCTGTCGGTCAGCCAGCCGCTGACCGTCCTGTGCGCGCCGAACCACCCGGCAGCGGCCCTCAGCGCGATCACGCTCGAGGATCTCAGCCGCTTCGACCTGTGCCTGCCGCCCAAGGGCTTCCGTATCCGCTCGACCCTGCTGCATGCCGAGCGGCGCGCGCGGATCATGCTCGAACCGATGCTGGTCACGACCTCGATCCAGATGATGCGCGACGTCGCCAAGGCGGGGCGCGCGGTCACGGTGCTGCCGCGCATCTCCGCGCTGACCGAGCTTGCCGAAGGCAGCCTGGTCGCGCGGCCGCTGCTCGATCCCGAACTCGAGCATTCGTCGGTAAGCCTGATCCACCGGCTAGGCCGTCAGCTGGACGGCGCACCGGCGCGCCTCCTGTCGCAGTTGGAAAACAGCCTCAAGAACTGGGCGCCGGCGCAGGCGACGCCCTCGCTCGTCGAGGAGGATCTAGCGCCGGTCTCGTGACGGTATCGCCACCGAGACCAGCGCCGCCACCGCAGCATTGACGATCATCGCGACCAGGCCGGTGTCCCAATGCGGCAGCACATCGTTCCAGAAGGGCTGCATCTGCGGCAGCAGCGCGGCATAGCCGACGACGATGCCCGCCATGATGCCCACCGCGTTCGCCCGCTTCCAGATAAAGGCGAAATAGACGCCCGGTGCGAGCATGCCGATCGCGGCATAGGCCGACAGCCCGATCTCGACCAGCGAGCGTGACGCCCCCAAGGTGAGCCACACGGCGGTGCCCGCAAAGACCAGCATCGACAAGCGCGAGGCGAGCAGCGCGGCGCGGTCGGTGAGCGACGGCAGCATCGGCTTGAGGACGTTGCGACTGAACAGTGATCCTGCGGTCAGCAACAGCACCGATCCGGGCACGAGCGCCAGAAGACACGCCGTCCCCGCGAACAGGCCGACGGCCCAGGGCGGATAATGGCCGGCGACGAAGGTGATCAGGGCGGCGTTGCTGTCGCCGTCCGGCGGCTGGGTACCCGCCAACAGGGCGGCGAAGCCGAGCAGGATGATGAAGAAATAGGAGAGCGAATAGATCGGCTGCAGCACCG encodes the following:
- a CDS encoding LysR family transcriptional regulator; amino-acid sequence: MWDNAFHYFYEAATLGSMRLASEKIGVAVSSISRQISQLESAMGVSLIERGRRSIRLTDAGRLVFDFHREQLADREGLMNRLQELREVKAGHIVLAIGEGFIGNAFAKTIDQFQRRNPGIAITVHSCASSEIVRMVLEDEVHIGMILHEPDEPKIRTRLSVSQPLTVLCAPNHPAAALSAITLEDLSRFDLCLPPKGFRIRSTLLHAERRARIMLEPMLVTTSIQMMRDVAKAGRAVTVLPRISALTELAEGSLVARPLLDPELEHSSVSLIHRLGRQLDGAPARLLSQLENSLKNWAPAQATPSLVEEDLAPVS